In Pontibacillus yanchengensis, one DNA window encodes the following:
- a CDS encoding ZIP family metal transporter → MESVHVWGILITSSCTTLGALPVLMIRNLSHKGKDSLLAFTAGIMVAASTYGLIPSALKLSNLYVLVIGILIGTLVLLLLEIVVPHHDLDNTTHQVGSASILLFLVAMSLHNIPEGLSVGMSYASEYKDLGPIVSFAIGLQNVPEGFLVALFLMLQQVRRWKTLLYASLTGLIEFIASLAGVYFGGSFGGVVPYGLAFSAGAMLFIVYKELIPESHGDGNERASTLSFMIGFIVMIVLTSVLR, encoded by the coding sequence ATGGAATCCGTTCATGTGTGGGGGATCTTAATTACCTCCTCTTGTACAACTCTGGGAGCACTTCCCGTTCTAATGATACGTAATCTATCCCATAAAGGAAAGGACAGCTTGTTAGCTTTTACTGCAGGGATCATGGTTGCAGCTTCTACGTACGGATTGATCCCCTCAGCCTTAAAGTTATCAAACTTATATGTACTTGTTATTGGAATACTGATAGGAACGCTAGTCTTATTACTTCTTGAGATTGTCGTACCTCACCATGATTTAGACAACACGACTCACCAAGTTGGTTCAGCAAGTATTCTATTATTTTTAGTTGCAATGTCCCTACATAACATTCCAGAAGGGCTTTCCGTTGGGATGAGTTATGCGAGTGAATACAAAGATTTAGGCCCAATCGTGTCGTTCGCCATAGGGCTGCAAAACGTTCCTGAAGGGTTTCTAGTAGCTCTTTTTTTAATGTTGCAGCAAGTGAGGAGATGGAAGACCCTCCTGTACGCTTCTTTAACGGGGTTGATTGAGTTTATTGCTAGCTTAGCGGGCGTGTATTTTGGAGGGAGTTTTGGAGGGGTGGTACCTTATGGATTAGCTTTTTCAGCCGGAGCCATGCTGTTTATCGTCTATAAGGAGTTAATACCTGAAAGTCACGGGGACGGTAATGAACGTGCTTCTACTTTGTCGTTTATGATTGGCTTTATTGTGATGATTGTGCTAACCAGTGTGTTGAGATAA
- a CDS encoding NAD(P)/FAD-dependent oxidoreductase: protein MQSYIVVGAGILGASTAYHLAKAGAEVTLVDRHDPGQATDAAAGIVCPWLSQRRNKAWYQLVKGGAKYYPELMKALEEDGEHDTGYSRVGAISLHTEEKKLDQMVERARKRREHAPEIGEITRLSPSETQALFPPLSEEYGSVHVSGAARVNGGKLRKALIQAAKKNGASVMHGDASLLHEGQKVTGIEMNGETHFADQVMVTAGAWAKELIKPLGVTFNVSSQKAQIVHLEIPNTETGDWPVVMPPTNKYLLTFGGGKIVIGATHEDDVGLDRRVTAGGIHDILSKVLAIAPGLGDSTMVETKVGFRPFTPGFLPVFGALPGFEGIYVANGLGSSGLTSGPYVGAELARLALGYETELDLAQYDVAGAMEE, encoded by the coding sequence ATGCAGTCATATATCGTAGTAGGAGCCGGCATATTAGGAGCTTCAACAGCTTATCATCTTGCTAAAGCTGGTGCTGAGGTTACCTTAGTTGATCGCCATGATCCAGGACAAGCAACTGATGCTGCAGCTGGAATCGTCTGCCCTTGGCTATCCCAGCGTCGTAATAAAGCATGGTATCAGCTTGTGAAGGGTGGTGCCAAGTATTATCCAGAATTAATGAAAGCATTAGAAGAGGATGGGGAGCATGACACCGGCTATAGCCGAGTTGGTGCGATTAGCTTGCATACTGAGGAGAAGAAACTAGATCAAATGGTTGAACGTGCCAGGAAGCGTCGGGAACATGCACCTGAAATAGGTGAAATCACTCGATTGTCGCCATCCGAAACACAAGCCCTCTTCCCTCCATTATCAGAAGAATATGGCTCTGTTCATGTAAGTGGAGCGGCTCGTGTGAATGGGGGAAAGTTACGCAAGGCACTCATCCAAGCAGCGAAAAAAAATGGAGCTAGCGTGATGCATGGGGATGCTTCCCTTTTACATGAAGGTCAGAAAGTAACGGGAATTGAGATGAATGGAGAAACTCATTTTGCAGATCAGGTGATGGTAACAGCTGGAGCTTGGGCGAAGGAACTTATAAAGCCATTAGGTGTAACGTTTAATGTCTCCTCACAAAAAGCCCAGATTGTTCATCTGGAAATACCAAATACAGAAACAGGAGATTGGCCGGTCGTGATGCCTCCAACGAACAAATACTTGCTAACTTTCGGTGGAGGCAAAATTGTCATCGGAGCAACCCATGAAGATGACGTTGGGTTGGATCGCCGCGTCACAGCTGGCGGCATTCATGACATCTTAAGTAAGGTGTTAGCCATTGCGCCAGGACTAGGAGACTCAACAATGGTGGAAACAAAAGTAGGGTTTCGTCCCTTCACACCAGGTTTCTTACCTGTATTTGGTGCACTTCCAGGCTTTGAAGGCATCTATGTAGCAAACGGTCTTGGCTCATCTGGACTAACAAGTGGCCCCTATGTAGGAGCAGAATTAGCCAGATTAGCTTTAGGATATGAAACAGAACTTGATCTTGCTCAATATGATGTAGCAGGAGCTATGGAAGAATAA